The genomic window GCCCGCTCCGCCAGGCCCAGCGCCTCGGCGGCCGTGAAGGCCGCGGCCACGGAGGCCGGGCCGTCGGCGTGGACGATCGGGGAACGGGAGAGGAGCCGGCATCCGGCGACGGCCAATCCGTAGCCGAGCCGGCTCCGGATGAGGTCATCCACCAGCACGAGGTCCAGGGCCGCATCGTCCATCCGGCGGAGCAGCGCGACCGCATCCGCCTCGTCGAGGTGATGCAGGAAGAGCGAGCAGGTCAGGACGTTGTAGTCCCCCGGCAGCGGGCCGGCGAGGGCATCCCGGGCGAAATAACGGCACGACGATCCCCGCCCGGCCGCGCGGGACGCGGCCAGCCCGACGGCCGTCTCGCTGATGTCGCAGCCGTCGAACCGGGCGTCCAGGCCGGCGGCCCGCGCCTTCTTCTCCAGGGCGAGCGGCAGGGATCCGCCGCCCGTCGCCACGTCGAGGACCCGGAGCGGCCCGGCGGCCGAGGGCCTGGACGACGCCAGGCCCTCGATCTGCCGCCAGAGGATGGAGGCCGTGCGGCTGATCGCGTTGATCCGCCTCAGGCCCTCCAGCGCCCGGGCGTGCTCGGCCGCGGGCAGGCCCGGCTGGTCCATCAGCTCGGGCTCTCGGCGACGACATCGCAGGTCGGGCAGAAGTGACGTCAAGGGAAGCATCCGGGAGGGCATTCTCGGCTTCGGCCCGGCCCCCGCGGCCTCGCCCGCCGTCGCGGTGGAGGCGGGAAGCAAGGGGGAGGGCCTGGCGGCCGCGACGGCGAGTGTGGATTATTGCCGGATCAGTCGCCGCTGGCCGTCGCCGACGCGGAAGATCCCGCTCTCCACCCGCCCGCGGTCGTCCTTCCGGAACGTGATCTCGGCGTCGGTGCGGGGCAGGGCGAGGACGGTCTCGGACACCGGGACCAGCGGGATCGGGACGGGCTTGAAGGGAAGCTTCAGGAGCAGGCGATCGCCGTCCCGGGTGATCGTCGCCGTCACCTCGTGGGGGTTCGACTCGGCGAAGTAGGAGCCGGTGAAGCCGTCGAGGGCCTCCGGCGCCAGCCGGATGCCCTTGGGCGGCCCGGCGAGCTCGGCCGGCGGGCTGGAACGCTCCGGGATCTCGCGCAGCCAGACGTTCCGGAACCGCACGGGATGCCCGTGGTCCTGGAGCTCGATGGGCCCGCGAGTCTGGCTCGGGTCATAGAGCCCCGGCTCCAGCCAGCTCGTCGGCCCCCATGGCTCCTCGTTGTTCTGGACGAGGACGCCGTTGAGGAAGACCGTGATGCGGGGCGGGCTCTGGAGCTTCCCGGACGGGTCGAACCGCGGGCGGCGGAAGGCGATGTCGTAGGCCTGCCACTCGCCGGGGGGCCGGGTCGCGTTGGCCAGCGGGGAATACTGCCCGTAGATGGCCCCGGCCATCCCGTCCGCGTAGGTGTCCGCCTTGTAGGAGTCGATGACCTGGATCTCGAATTGCCCCATCAGGAAGATGCCGCTGTTCCCCCGGTCCTGACCGACGCCGCGCGGCGGGCTGGGCGAGGCCCATTCCACGTGGAGCTGGACGTCGCCGAAGGCCGCCTTCGTGCGGATCGCCCCCGAGCCCGGGGTCACCTCGAAGTGGCCATCGCTCACCTTCCAACCGGCGGGCTTGCCCTCGGGGGTCTGCCACGCGTCCAGGGCCTTGCCGTCGAAGAGGACCACGGCATCGCCGGGCGGCGGGGCGGGAGTGGCCGGCGCGGGGCCGCCCGGCTCGACGACCTGGGGCCTAGGCCGGTGGATGTCGTGCTGCTTCCATCGGGCGGCCGGCGCCTCCGATGCGGCGGCCGGCTCATCGCCGCGGACGGCGGTCATACCGGCGAGGGAGGCGATCCCGATGGTGAGGGCGAGCCAGGATTCGAGCGGGCATTGCGGCATGGGAGTGGTTCTCGGCTGGGCTCCGGGTCCTGCG from Aquisphaera giovannonii includes these protein-coding regions:
- a CDS encoding methyltransferase domain-containing protein; the encoded protein is MLPLTSLLPDLRCRRREPELMDQPGLPAAEHARALEGLRRINAISRTASILWRQIEGLASSRPSAAGPLRVLDVATGGGSLPLALEKKARAAGLDARFDGCDISETAVGLAASRAAGRGSSCRYFARDALAGPLPGDYNVLTCSLFLHHLDEADAVALLRRMDDAALDLVLVDDLIRSRLGYGLAVAGCRLLSRSPIVHADGPASVAAAFTAAEALGLAERAAGGPVRLTRHWPRRFLLSWRPRTR
- a CDS encoding family 16 glycoside hydrolase — protein: MPQCPLESWLALTIGIASLAGMTAVRGDEPAAASEAPAARWKQHDIHRPRPQVVEPGGPAPATPAPPPGDAVVLFDGKALDAWQTPEGKPAGWKVSDGHFEVTPGSGAIRTKAAFGDVQLHVEWASPSPPRGVGQDRGNSGIFLMGQFEIQVIDSYKADTYADGMAGAIYGQYSPLANATRPPGEWQAYDIAFRRPRFDPSGKLQSPPRITVFLNGVLVQNNEEPWGPTSWLEPGLYDPSQTRGPIELQDHGHPVRFRNVWLREIPERSSPPAELAGPPKGIRLAPEALDGFTGSYFAESNPHEVTATITRDGDRLLLKLPFKPVPIPLVPVSETVLALPRTDAEITFRKDDRGRVESGIFRVGDGQRRLIRQ